A stretch of Salvelinus alpinus chromosome 4, SLU_Salpinus.1, whole genome shotgun sequence DNA encodes these proteins:
- the LOC139574085 gene encoding alpha-1A adrenergic receptor-like: MNLTTDDAAHLWGNYSLLEQYDTTVGTPWLSESPGEVDLTRAIPLGFVLGAFIVFAIVGNILVILAVMTNRHLRTPTNYFIINLAIADLLLGTTVLPVSATLEILNYWVFGRIFCDIWAAVDVLCCTASIMSLCVISIDRYIGVSHPLQYPSIVTEKRALLAMLGVWVLSVVISIGPLLGWKQPPSPDNTVCLITEEPFYALFSSLGSFYIPLVVILSMYFRVYVVAKRTTKNLEAGVMRERMNTSELTLRIHKGSQVQDDSSSTGKGRANQARSSLTVKLLKFSREKKAAKTLGVVVGMFTLCWLPFFLALPIGSFNPDFRPPETLFKVIFWLGYFNSCLNPIIYPCYSREFKLAFIRILRCQCHHRRRPGWHAYNYRTSHFNSASHSRKSSAESGHSQKNPACLNGSQRTLSSSASPSPSYLLACPDGEALYTCWASATSRSPSLLPGSPASCKLGTLRGGVGSGGSHGGMSHRESGQGVFLFPCEGQNGECGGDIPEDKVSVSLTDS, from the exons ATGAATCTGACCACTGATGATGCGGCACATTTATGGGGAAATTATTCCTTATTGGAACAATACGACACAACAGTGGGGACGCCGTGGTTGTCAGAGTCGCCTGGTGAAGTGGACCTTACCCGTGCCATCCCGCTCGGCTTCGTCCTGGGGGCTTTCATCGTGTTCGCCATTGTGGGCAACATCCTCGTCATTCTGGCGGTGATGACCAATAGGCACCTGCGGACCCCGACCAACTACTTCATTATAAACCTGGCCATCGCTGACCTGCTGCTGGGCACCACAGTGCTGCCGGTGTCTGCCACCCTGGAGATCCTTAACTACTGGGTGTTCGGCCGGATCTTCTGTGACATCTGGGCGGCAGTGGATGTTTTGTGCTGCACAGCGTCCATCATGAGCCTGTGCGTAATTTCTATCGACCGTTACATCGGGGTGAGCCACCCGCTGCAGTATCCGAGCATAGTAACCGAGAAGCGGGCACTGCTGGCCATGCTTGGGGTGTGGGTGCTCTCGGTGGTCATCTCCATTGGACCCCTCCTCGGGTGGAAGCAGCCGCCGTCGCCGGACAACACTGTGTGCCTCATCACCGAGGAACCGTTTTACGCATTATTTTCCTCCCTCGGTTCCTTCTATATACCACTGGTGGTTATCTTGTCCATGTATTTTAGGGTTTATGTAGTCGCCAAACGCACCACCAAGAACTTGGAGGCCGGGGTGATGAGGGAGAGGATGAACACGAGTGAGCTCACGCTCAGGATCCACAAGGGATCTCAGGTGCAGGATGACAGCAGCAGCACTGGGAAGGGCCGTGCAAACCAGGCAAGGAGCTCCCTGACGGTGAAACTTCTGAAATTCTCCCGGGAGAAGAAAGCAGCGAAAACGTTGGGAGTCGTGGTTGGCATGTTTACGCTTTGTTGGCTGCCGTTCTTCCTTGCGTTACCCATTg GGTCTTTCAATCCAGACTTCCGCCCTCCTGAGACACTGTTCAAGGTGATCTTCTGGCTGGGCTACTTCAACTCCTGTCTCAACCCCATAATCTACCCCTGCTACAGCCGAGAGTTCAAACTGGCCTTCATACGCATCCTCAG ATGCCAGTGCCACCATAGGAGACGCCCAGGCTGGCATGCCTACAACTACCGTACCTCCCACTTCAATTCCGCCAGCCACTCACGAAAGAGCTCGGCTGAGTCTGGCCACTCACAGAAGAACCCTGCCTGCCTCAACGGGAGCCAGCGCACCCTGTCCTCCTCAGCCAGCCCCAGCCCGAGCTACCTGCTGGCTTGCCCAGATGGGGAGGCCCTCTACACCTGCTGGGCCTCCGCCACCTCCAGGTCGCCCTCCTTGCTGCCTGGGAGTCCTGCTAGCTGCAAGCTGGGAACACTGAGGGGGGGTGTGGGGAGTGGAGGGAGCCATGGGGGGATGTCTCACAGGGAGTCTGGTCAGGGGGTGTTCTTGTTCCCCTGTGAGGGGCAGAACGGGGAGTGTGGAGGGGACATACCTGAGGATAAGGTGTCTGTTAGTCTTACAGACTCATGA